Proteins from a genomic interval of Salvelinus alpinus chromosome 7, SLU_Salpinus.1, whole genome shotgun sequence:
- the agt gene encoding angiotensinogen, whose protein sequence is MRHIFCPLLLLSCLSVGLANRVYVHPFNLFASENVSCETIKTEVTKPLETVPLTPINNDSVVPDTRDFSSTDRLKQNVTQRTAVLAELLNSLGLRMYKALSSKQKDSNTLLSPMNTFGSLVTLYLGASKKTAIPYQQLLGLNRDTDRDDCVSLVDGHNVLRTLQDINSLVDGPKDEINTRVWAFARKGADLSKDFVQGTQDFSDASYIRAVDFSQPQEAETQVNNFIQKTSDRKIMRLFKDLSSTTDLLFVSSVHFKGNWRKAFQTEKTTMQEFKVDATTTVMVPLMTHTGTYKYLNDKDRKCTVVKLSLSKRAYMLLVLPHEGSSLHDMESRLQSDIISGWHRHLKEGFLELSLPKFSMTALTDLRSLLFDMAAEIEKSLLGSDAEFERLSSKKPFSVDKVFNKVMFEMSEGGAESQDKTQDEGVPLKFTVNRPFFFAIVEGNSNAILMLGKIRNPTL, encoded by the exons ATGCGTCATATATTTTGCCCTCTCCTTCTGCTCTCCTGCCTCTCGGTAGGCCTAGCGAACCGTGTATATGTCCACCCGTTTAACCTCTTTGCCTCTGAGAACGTCAGCTGTGAGACCATCAAAACCGAAGTGACCAAACCACTGGAGACTGTCCCTTTGACCCCCATTAACAATGACAGTGTGGTGCCTGACACTCGAGACTTCTCAAGCACTGACAGACTGAAACAGAACGTCACTCAGCGCACTGCTGTACTGGCAGAGCTGCTCAACTCCCTGGGTCTCCGGATGTACAAGGCTCTGAGCAGCAAGCAAAAGGACTCCAACACCTTGCTCTCGCCCATGAACACCTTTGGCTCTCTGGTCACCTTGTACCTGGGGGCCTCCAAAAAAACAGCCATCCCTTACCAGCAGCTGCTGGGCCTGAACAGGGACACGGACAGAGACGACTGTGTCTCCCTAGTGGACGGCCACAATGTTCTTCGCACTCTGCAGGACATCAATTCCCTGGTGGATGGGCCCAAGGATGAGATCAACACTCGTGTGTGGGCCTTTGCTCGCAAGGGCGCTGACCTCTCGAAGGACTTTGTCCAAGGCACCCAGGACTTCTCTGATGCCTCGTACATCAGAGCAGTGGATTTCTCCCAACCCCAGGAAGCTGAGACCCAGGTCAACAACTTCATCCAGAAGACATCAGACAGGAAAATCATGAGACTGTTCAAGGACCTTAGCTCAACCACAGATCTACTGTTTGTCAGCTCTGTCCATTTCAAAG GCAACTGGAGGAAGGCGTTCCAGACAGAGAAAACTACCATGCAGGAGTTCAAGGTTGATGCGACAACAACTGTCATGGTCCCTCTCATGACCCACACAGGCACCTACAAGTACCTGAATGATAAGGACAGGAAGTGCACCGTGGTGAAACTATCTCTGAGCAAACGGGCCTACATGCTGCTGGTGCTGCCTCATGAGGGGAGCAGCCTGCATGACATGGAGTCTCGACTACAGTCAGACATCATCTCTGGCTGGCACAGGCATCTGAAGGAGGG GTTCCTGGAACTGTCTCTGCCCAAGTTCTCCATGACAGCCTTGACTGACCTAAGGTCATTGCTCTTTGACATGGCAGCTGAGATTGAGAAAAGCCTGCTGGGTTCAGATGCTGAGTTTGAGAGACTCAGCAGTAAGAAGCCGTTCAGTGTTGATAAG GTGTTCAACAAAGTCATGTTTGAGATGTCTGAAGGTGGTGCTGAGAGTCAAGACAAGACCCAAGATGAAGGGGTTCCCCTCAAATTCACTGTCAACAGGCCCTTCTTCTTCGCTATTGTAGAGGGAAACTCCAATGCCATTCTCATGCTGGGAAAAATAAGAAACCCGACTCTTTAG